The stretch of DNA TAGAAGATAAAAATAAACTGAATAATAGAAGGTCGTACTCTATTCAAATAACAAAAGAAAGATTAGAATTATTAACAAAGTCAACAAAACGAAAGTCAGATTTAATAATTAACGAAAATGTAGATGAGAATATAAGTGTTCAAGTAATCTTAGAAATACCTTTAAAAAATACAATAACGTGAAATTAAAAACTTTAATAATTGAAGATGAGGCTATTTTACGAAAAAGTTTAATACAAAAACTAAATAGTTTTTGTGCAGATAAAGTTGAAATAGTTCATGAAGTAGGAAATGTTCATGATGCAGTATTGTATCTTAATTCACATGAAGTTGATTTAGCTCTCATGGATATTCGCCTATCAGATGGGGTAAGTTTTGATATTTTTCAACAATTAAGAGAAATAAATTTTAAAATTATATTTATCACAGCTTACGACGAATTTGCTATTAGAGCGATCAAATTGGGGGCACTTGATTATCTTTTAAAGCCAATTAAAGTTTCTGAATTAAAAGAAAGTATAACGAGAGTCTATCAAAATCAATTAGAAACTAATTTAACAGAAAAACAGTTAAATTATTTGAGAGGAGAAAATAAATCAGATTATATTGTAATAAAATCTTCTTCAGAATATCAACTAGTTCGATTTCAAGATGTTTTGTATGCTAATTCGGAAAAAGGGTATACTACTTTTTATCTTAAAGATGGTTCAAAAACGATTTCTTCTACTAATTTAGGTGAATATGAAAAATTATTACCAGAAGCTCTTTTTATTCGAACACATCAATCCTATATTGTTAATAAAGATTTTATTTGTAAGTATTTAAAAGAAGGAGTTTTAGTTTTAAAAAATGATAAGCAAATACCAGTTTCGTTTAGAAAAAGAGAAGAGGTGTTAAAACGAATTTTTAAAGAAACATAACGAATTTTAAAAAAAGACCAACAGATATTCATTAATGATAAATAATAAAAGATGGGTTTTTATATTTACAGTCCCTAGGGAGAAAATCTATTCTAAATTGAATTATCAAATTCAATTAATTAATCTAATTTACATTTTTAAGGCAAACCCTATTTTCAAAGGGAAATGAAAATAGGGTTATTATTTTTTAAAAATATTGTATGTTTAGTTTAATCCTCCACCCAAATTAGGGTTTCCTTTTGACATCTGTTTCATCATTTGTTTTCCAGCACCACTTTGCATAAATTTCATCATTTTACCCATATCAGCAAATTGTTTGATTAAGCGATTTACTTCTTGAATAGAAGTACCAGAACCTTTAGCAATTCGTTTTCGTCTACTCGAATTAATAATTTTAGGATTTTCACGTTCTTTAGGCGTCATGGAATAAATAATGGCTTCGACTCCTTTGAATGCATCATCATCAATGTCTACATCTTTTAAAGCTTTTCCAGCTCCAGGGATCATCCCCATTAAATCTTTCATGCTACCCATTTTTTTGATTTGTTTGATTTGCTTTAAGAAATCATTAAAATCAAATTTATTTTTAGCAATTTTTTTATGAAGCTTTCGTGCCTCTTCTTCATCAAATTGTTCTTGAGCACGTTCTACTAATGATACTACATCTCCCATTCCTAAAATACGGTCAGCCATACGTTCAGGATAGAATACATCCAAAGCTTCCATTTTTTCTCCTGTAGAAATGAATTTAATTGGCTTTTGAACCACTGAACGGATCGTTAAGGCAGCTCCACCACGTGTATCACCATCTAATTTGGTTAAAACAACTCCATCAAAGTTTAAGGTGTCGTGAAAAGCTTTTGCTGTATTTACCGCATCTTGTCCTGTCATAGAATCTACAACAAAGAGTGTTTCAGTAGGATGAATAGTTTGATGAATAGTGGAAATTTCATTCATCATTTCTTCATCTACTGCTAAACGACCTGCTGTATCAATGATGATAACATTTTTCCCATTTTGTTTAGCGTAATTAATGGCGTTTTGAGAAATTTCAACAGGATTTTTATTTTCGGGTTCTTTATAAATAGGTACACCTACTTGTTCTGAAAGAACGGTTAATTGATCAATTGCGGCAGGACGATAAACATCACAAGCAGTTAAAAGGACATTTTTATGTTTTTTGTTTTTTAAATATTGAGCTAATTTTCCTGAAAATGTAGTTTTACCTGATCCTTGAAGTCCTGCTATTAAAATAACAGTAGGCTCGTCTGATAGATTTAATCCTACATTTTCACCTCCCATTAATTGGGCCAGTTGGTCATGAACAATTTTAGTCATTAACTGTCCTGGGTTAATGGTAGTCAATACATTCTGACCTAATGCTTCCTTTTTAACTGTATCAGTAAAGTCTTTAGCAACTTTATAGCTAACATCAGCATCTAATAATGCACGACGAATTTCTTTAACAGTAGAAGCAACATTAATTTCGGTTATTTGTCCTTGTCCTTTTAGTGTATGAAAAGCTTTGTCTAATTTATCTTGCAGATTTTGAAACATATTAATTTCTTTATGAATTGCAAATTTAAGAATTATATTGATATTCCAATATGGAGGATTATGGAATTTGATGAAGACAACATGATAAGTTATAAAAAAGATGGTA from Flavobacteriaceae bacterium UJ101 encodes:
- a CDS encoding putative response regulatory protein (Contains 1 HTH LytTR-type DNA-binding domain; Contains 1 response regulatory domain.); this encodes MKLKTLIIEDEAILRKSLIQKLNSFCADKVEIVHEVGNVHDAVLYLNSHEVDLALMDIRLSDGVSFDIFQQLREINFKIIFITAYDEFAIRAIKLGALDYLLKPIKVSELKESITRVYQNQLETNLTEKQLNYLRGENKSDYIVIKSSSEYQLVRFQDVLYANSEKGYTTFYLKDGSKTISSTNLGEYEKLLPEALFIRTHQSYIVNKDFICKYLKEGVLVLKNDKQIPVSFRKREEVLKRIFKET
- a CDS encoding signal recognition particle protein (Involved in targeting and insertion of nascent membrane proteins into the cytoplasmic membrane. Binds to the hydrophobic signal sequence of the ribosome-nascent chain (RNC) as it emerges from the ribosomes. The SRP-RNC complex is then targeted to the cytoplasmic membrane where it interacts with the SRP receptor FtsY. Interaction with FtsY leads to the transfer of the RNC complex to the Sec translocase for insertion into the membrane, the hydrolysis of GTP by both Ffh and FtsY, and the dissociation of the SRP-FtsY complex into the individual components; Belongs to the GTP-binding SRP family. SRP54 subfamily.); translated protein: MFQNLQDKLDKAFHTLKGQGQITEINVASTVKEIRRALLDADVSYKVAKDFTDTVKKEALGQNVLTTINPGQLMTKIVHDQLAQLMGGENVGLNLSDEPTVILIAGLQGSGKTTFSGKLAQYLKNKKHKNVLLTACDVYRPAAIDQLTVLSEQVGVPIYKEPENKNPVEISQNAINYAKQNGKNVIIIDTAGRLAVDEEMMNEISTIHQTIHPTETLFVVDSMTGQDAVNTAKAFHDTLNFDGVVLTKLDGDTRGGAALTIRSVVQKPIKFISTGEKMEALDVFYPERMADRILGMGDVVSLVERAQEQFDEEEARKLHKKIAKNKFDFNDFLKQIKQIKKMGSMKDLMGMIPGAGKALKDVDIDDDAFKGVEAIIYSMTPKERENPKIINSSRRKRIAKGSGTSIQEVNRLIKQFADMGKMMKFMQSGAGKQMMKQMSKGNPNLGGGLN